One window of the Chryseobacterium sp. CY350 genome contains the following:
- a CDS encoding tetratricopeptide repeat protein, whose product MKSKKILLAAAVFYFGVSEAQQSQYFTQKENYRFTLAQNLYQTKIYNASQYEYARQYFYNQNLEQSKKEAAQFFDNVIGVILQKNHAEEGLTAFMKEYPNSAYFAQANLPLADYYLAKKDFAKALKTLKKVNQYQLTKEENTQYILKLGYAKFMMGDSKGAIDALEEAHKTADESQKGDIAYMLGHLYYSNKQNDQAFQYFDSIKDQPKFSKLVRPYYVQMYYNDKDYDKAISEGNALLNEDISASYKAEVHKIIGESYFMKNDYESAYPHLKDYLSVQQNPSENDLYEMGFVAAQLKKYDEAVSYYNQLINSNSALAQNAYYQLGNAYLAVDKKQEALSAFRSSYQMDYDASVKQLAHEQYAKLGYDIGNPFESPTTVIQNYITANPSGPKNAEMRSLLVKSYLYSGNFKETLNAIDKLPNSTPETDKVDQEVSYLLGTEEFNKGNFDEAEKYFLRSLEFNINKEFNSRALYWLGQVYYQKGNYPSAIVRYEKLNNETFPEKQQLPYDLGYAYFKSKKFDEAEQYFTQYLKNPKPEFKNDAELRLADINYANNDLDQAIAIYDKNEDATDYTLYQKALALGFKDDQAAKISNLKSLISKYPGSEYIDDAQYEMGVAYAAQDDFANSNDFFSKVVKSSPDKDLVANASIYRAQNYIDQNQNDKALSELKSLGEQYKNTAYAQKIVQAAKPIFTKNGDVSGYADFARNVGVNIDASEIDEINLSTGKQYFAKKDYKNAISYYEKYLTQNPTGEGLYQAKYELGESYYQMNNSTKALLVLQEIANLQNDYQDDAATRVSQIYIAQGNSAEAKKYLENIKNSSNINIKNYANVELMKMYAEEKNFSEAEKLANAVIANNKNSAAVIETAKVIKARSLMNSGKDKDAQNAYTSLEKSSNTEVAAEALYAKAFYQNKGKAFKSSNETIFKLANNYASEDYWGAKALVLMAKNYIGLKDNYQASYTCDQIISNYADFPEIVAEAKEVKKMIKK is encoded by the coding sequence ATGAAATCAAAAAAAATACTCTTAGCGGCTGCTGTTTTCTATTTCGGAGTTTCGGAAGCGCAACAGTCTCAATACTTTACTCAAAAGGAAAACTACAGGTTTACTCTTGCACAGAATCTTTATCAGACCAAAATATACAACGCTTCACAGTACGAATATGCACGCCAATATTTCTATAATCAGAATTTGGAGCAGTCGAAAAAAGAAGCTGCTCAGTTTTTTGATAATGTGATAGGGGTTATTCTTCAGAAAAATCATGCGGAAGAAGGTTTGACGGCTTTTATGAAAGAATATCCTAATTCTGCATATTTTGCGCAGGCAAATCTTCCTTTAGCGGACTATTATCTGGCGAAAAAAGATTTTGCGAAAGCTTTAAAAACTTTAAAAAAAGTTAATCAATACCAACTGACCAAAGAAGAAAATACTCAGTATATTCTGAAATTGGGTTATGCTAAGTTTATGATGGGCGATTCTAAAGGCGCAATCGATGCGCTGGAAGAAGCTCACAAAACAGCAGACGAATCTCAAAAAGGAGATATTGCTTATATGTTGGGACATTTGTATTATTCAAACAAGCAAAATGATCAGGCATTTCAGTATTTTGATTCGATAAAAGATCAGCCGAAATTTTCAAAATTGGTACGTCCGTATTATGTGCAGATGTATTACAATGATAAAGATTATGATAAAGCAATTTCAGAAGGAAATGCTTTGTTGAATGAAGATATTTCGGCGTCTTATAAAGCAGAGGTTCACAAAATTATCGGTGAATCATATTTCATGAAGAATGATTATGAATCAGCATATCCACACTTGAAAGATTATCTAAGCGTTCAGCAAAACCCATCTGAAAATGATCTGTATGAAATGGGATTTGTAGCGGCTCAGCTTAAAAAATATGACGAAGCAGTTTCTTATTATAATCAATTGATCAACAGCAATTCGGCTTTGGCTCAGAATGCATATTATCAGCTGGGAAATGCATATTTGGCGGTTGATAAAAAGCAGGAAGCACTTTCAGCGTTTCGTTCGTCTTATCAGATGGATTATGATGCGAGTGTGAAGCAGTTGGCGCACGAGCAGTACGCAAAATTAGGTTACGACATCGGAAATCCTTTTGAAAGTCCGACAACGGTAATTCAAAATTATATTACGGCAAACCCAAGTGGTCCTAAAAATGCAGAAATGAGATCGCTTTTGGTTAAATCTTATCTATACTCGGGGAATTTTAAAGAAACTCTGAATGCGATTGATAAATTGCCAAATTCAACTCCTGAAACCGATAAAGTAGATCAGGAAGTTTCTTATTTATTGGGAACCGAAGAGTTTAATAAAGGTAATTTTGATGAAGCGGAAAAATATTTCCTCAGAAGTTTAGAGTTTAATATCAATAAAGAATTCAACAGCAGGGCTTTATACTGGTTGGGTCAGGTGTATTATCAAAAAGGAAATTATCCCTCTGCAATTGTTCGTTACGAAAAACTGAACAACGAAACGTTCCCGGAAAAGCAACAACTACCTTATGATTTGGGTTATGCTTATTTTAAATCTAAAAAGTTTGATGAGGCAGAACAGTACTTTACCCAATATCTAAAAAATCCGAAACCTGAGTTTAAAAATGATGCTGAACTTCGTTTAGCAGATATCAATTACGCTAACAACGATTTAGATCAGGCGATTGCGATTTACGATAAAAACGAAGATGCCACAGATTATACCTTGTATCAAAAAGCTTTGGCTCTAGGTTTTAAAGATGATCAGGCTGCAAAAATTAGTAATTTAAAGTCACTGATTTCTAAATATCCAGGTTCAGAATATATTGATGATGCACAGTACGAAATGGGTGTGGCTTACGCTGCTCAGGATGATTTTGCAAATTCTAACGATTTCTTCAGTAAGGTTGTAAAATCTTCTCCAGATAAAGATTTGGTGGCCAACGCATCAATTTACAGAGCACAGAACTATATTGACCAAAATCAAAATGATAAAGCTTTATCTGAATTAAAATCTCTTGGCGAACAATATAAAAATACGGCATACGCACAGAAGATTGTTCAGGCTGCGAAACCTATTTTCACGAAAAACGGTGATGTTTCTGGATATGCTGATTTTGCACGAAATGTCGGAGTGAATATTGATGCTTCTGAAATCGACGAAATCAATTTATCAACAGGAAAACAGTATTTCGCGAAGAAAGATTATAAGAATGCCATTTCTTATTATGAGAAATATTTAACGCAAAATCCTACAGGGGAAGGTCTTTATCAGGCTAAATATGAGTTGGGTGAAAGTTATTACCAGATGAATAATTCTACGAAAGCTTTATTAGTTCTTCAGGAAATTGCCAATCTTCAGAATGATTATCAGGACGATGCGGCGACAAGAGTTTCTCAAATTTATATTGCCCAAGGGAATTCTGCTGAAGCTAAAAAATATTTAGAAAACATTAAAAATTCATCCAATATTAACATTAAAAATTATGCTAATGTTGAGTTGATGAAGATGTATGCAGAAGAAAAGAATTTCTCAGAAGCTGAGAAATTAGCAAACGCCGTTATTGCCAACAATAAAAACTCTGCAGCAGTTATTGAAACGGCAAAAGTAATTAAGGCGAGAAGTCTGATGAATTCTGGGAAAGATAAAGATGCACAGAACGCTTACACTTCTCTTGAAAAGTCTTCAAACACAGAAGTTGCAGCAGAAGCTCTTTACGCAAAAGCATTCTATCAGAACAAAGGAAAAGCATTCAAGTCTTCTAATGAAACCATCTTTAAACTGGCTAATAATTACGCATCAGAAGATTATTGGGGCGCAAAAGCATTGGTTTTGATGGCGAAAAATTATATTGGTCTGAAAGATAATTATCAGGCCAGTTATACTTGCGATCAAATTATTTCAAACTATGCAGATTTCCCGGAAATTGTGGCAGAAGCGAAGGAAGTGAAAAAAATGATTAAGAAATGA
- a CDS encoding Crp/Fnr family transcriptional regulator, producing MLISEDMLFRYGGELLRFSKNDFIFREAETPKFYYQIIRGEVKLNNYQQDGKEFIHSLPTVGHCIGETFLFSDSPYPVNAEVMTDDSEVMRLTRSKFFELLGQDPQIFRKLYHYTAERMYYRYVMMNLITASDPVHKVKGLMDCLKNYHKKTGLYSYQIPYTRKEMASLTNLRVETVIRIIKNMEKDQLLQIRNRKIFY from the coding sequence ATGTTAATTAGTGAAGATATGCTCTTTCGTTATGGAGGAGAATTGTTACGTTTCAGCAAAAATGATTTTATATTCAGAGAAGCAGAAACTCCAAAATTTTATTATCAGATTATCCGCGGTGAAGTAAAACTCAACAATTATCAGCAGGACGGGAAAGAATTTATACATAGTCTTCCTACCGTAGGACACTGTATTGGCGAGACTTTTCTATTTTCCGATTCACCATATCCTGTGAATGCTGAAGTGATGACAGACGACAGCGAAGTAATGAGGTTAACGAGATCTAAATTTTTTGAACTGTTGGGGCAAGACCCGCAGATATTCAGAAAATTATATCATTATACAGCCGAAAGAATGTATTACCGATATGTGATGATGAATCTTATTACAGCTTCAGATCCTGTACATAAAGTAAAAGGTTTAATGGACTGCCTGAAGAATTATCATAAAAAAACCGGACTCTATTCTTACCAGATCCCTTATACCCGCAAAGAAATGGCATCGCTCACCAATTTGCGGGTAGAAACAGTGATCAGAATCATTAAAAACATGGAAAAGGATCAACTTCTACAAATTAGAAATCGAAAAATTTTTTACTAA
- a CDS encoding FAD/NAD(P)-binding protein — translation MSQNDSQTIALIGGGPAALFSLKHILLKQIQTDKIIIFEKNGHLGMGMPYSNAGAGHEHVANVSANELPELVDDIETFVTEHPTDEFPDYIKNGHINRDQVIPRLLLGKFLENQFKKYIKMAKKSHIDVVGLTNTSVKDITTVQDGTFKIFTDNNEQHMANVVILCTGHQWLKSFEGKHKGWYDSPYPPSKFTQHTNHPVAVKGASLTAVDIIRTLSRLNGEFKHDKDDKLTYTLHSKSKNFKIDLYSLSGLLPALRFHSEDDAFSPDWKMSFKEIFEYKKNNGGFVDLDYVFDKNFKSVVKNKDPEFYNEISELSIEEFVDKMMKLRRELDSFDLFKAEYAEAEKSIKRHQSITWKEALTAFSYAMNYPAKHFSAEDMLRLNKTLMPLISIIIAALPQSSYREMITLYDAGILQLSNVDRESTVEPFENEGAIYRYQTESGDSKEISYKMYVDATGQSAMNLNDLPFDGLKESGFVSSGYLSFKETEEAIELNKKGNKQIIKGYNENFYLKVNGLSINDHFQALDSYGKVQEKLYIMSVAYIGGLNPDYSGLDFCDTAADTIAESLAMPKMISKVDLRA, via the coding sequence ATGTCACAAAACGACTCCCAAACCATTGCCTTAATCGGTGGTGGCCCAGCTGCCTTATTTTCATTAAAACACATACTTCTAAAACAAATACAAACTGATAAGATTATCATTTTCGAGAAAAATGGCCATCTCGGGATGGGAATGCCATATAGTAATGCAGGAGCCGGCCATGAGCATGTAGCAAATGTCTCTGCAAATGAACTTCCTGAGTTAGTAGACGATATTGAAACATTTGTAACAGAACATCCTACAGATGAGTTTCCAGATTATATAAAGAACGGTCACATTAACCGCGATCAAGTAATTCCAAGATTGTTGTTGGGGAAATTCCTCGAAAATCAATTTAAGAAATACATCAAAATGGCCAAAAAATCACATATTGATGTTGTAGGTTTAACGAATACTTCTGTGAAAGATATAACAACAGTACAAGACGGAACATTTAAAATCTTTACTGATAATAATGAGCAACACATGGCAAATGTTGTGATTCTCTGCACAGGTCATCAGTGGCTAAAATCTTTCGAAGGGAAACACAAAGGCTGGTACGATTCTCCTTATCCACCATCAAAATTCACCCAACATACCAATCATCCGGTTGCGGTAAAAGGCGCATCACTAACTGCTGTAGACATTATCAGAACTCTGTCACGTTTGAATGGTGAGTTTAAACACGATAAAGATGATAAATTAACATACACATTGCATTCTAAATCTAAAAATTTCAAAATTGATCTTTATTCTTTAAGCGGATTATTGCCTGCACTAAGATTTCATTCTGAAGATGATGCCTTTTCGCCAGACTGGAAAATGTCTTTTAAAGAAATCTTTGAATACAAAAAAAATAATGGTGGTTTTGTAGATCTTGATTATGTATTTGATAAAAATTTCAAGTCTGTTGTAAAAAATAAAGATCCGGAATTTTATAATGAAATAAGCGAACTGAGTATCGAAGAGTTTGTTGATAAGATGATGAAACTGCGTAGAGAATTAGACAGTTTTGATCTTTTTAAAGCTGAATATGCAGAAGCTGAAAAGTCTATAAAAAGACATCAGTCTATTACCTGGAAAGAGGCACTTACGGCATTCAGCTATGCGATGAATTATCCTGCAAAACATTTCTCCGCAGAAGATATGCTGAGACTTAATAAAACATTAATGCCGCTTATTTCTATTATAATTGCTGCACTTCCGCAGTCGTCTTACCGTGAGATGATCACTCTTTATGACGCAGGAATTTTACAGCTTAGTAATGTTGACCGTGAAAGTACCGTTGAGCCATTTGAAAATGAAGGCGCAATTTATCGTTATCAGACAGAATCAGGGGATTCAAAAGAAATAAGTTACAAAATGTATGTTGATGCCACAGGACAAAGTGCGATGAACCTGAACGACCTTCCTTTTGACGGACTTAAAGAAAGTGGTTTTGTGAGTTCCGGTTATTTAAGTTTTAAAGAAACTGAAGAAGCCATCGAATTAAATAAAAAAGGAAACAAACAGATCATTAAAGGTTACAATGAAAATTTTTATTTAAAAGTTAATGGTCTCAGTATTAACGATCATTTTCAGGCTTTAGATTCTTATGGTAAAGTGCAGGAAAAATTATATATCATGTCAGTTGCATATATTGGTGGCCTGAATCCCGATTATTCCGGTCTTGATTTTTGTGACACAGCTGCAGATACGATTGCCGAATCTCTGGCGATGCCAAAAATGATTTCGAAAGTTGATCTCAGAGCTTAG
- a CDS encoding TonB-dependent receptor, producing MNKKIQILSILFLGISSVAFSQIKEEKLILNKKREPEVKKIEKKKTSVEIIKNYPPEEKSANPVKYNITDVPAVSDFKTSTIQSEDVAPKFDGTAQNNYFQFGMGNYGKILADANISKTLENKIEVGADVHVLSTNGLKKVYDWDSDQSSATLGAFLNSYGEKGKINVNAEYGLDNYNYYGIYALTPSADVDLKQKVNQFKVNGYYDFYSNEILNDVRVKSSFLSDHFDAKENQASILANLSKHAVKLSDNGIVLNADLGLGLETVKTDFALLSENSSTFFNADIAPKVTFAKGESYLMLGSSFSFLNARNSNLILAEELKNNKTYWFPQAEFQVAAAKEFKFYGGVDGGLKLNTYSELLQANPFLVSDQMLRPTETQYHFYAGLRGDIDETFKYDVSAGFGKMRNIMFFQGNNLFDNTFTLDRPGYDFANTFSAVYDDGNVSDIKGSLQYFPLENLIVDADVRFLKYDLKNYDNIYNVPLVSGSIGAKYTMFEKKLSLGFKGIFATDRTTNSYMLEGVGNPSLVFQSAEDTNDKVGGFADLNLSAEYKIHKNFSIFALGNNLLSSKYQTYKGYKVLGAQVVGGVKITF from the coding sequence ATGAACAAGAAAATTCAAATATTATCTATATTATTCTTAGGAATTTCGTCGGTGGCGTTTTCTCAGATCAAAGAAGAAAAACTGATTCTTAATAAAAAAAGAGAACCGGAAGTAAAGAAAATTGAGAAGAAGAAAACCTCAGTTGAAATCATAAAAAACTATCCGCCGGAAGAGAAATCAGCCAATCCTGTGAAATACAATATTACAGACGTTCCTGCGGTTTCAGATTTTAAAACTTCTACCATTCAGAGTGAAGATGTTGCGCCAAAATTTGACGGAACGGCTCAGAACAATTATTTCCAGTTTGGAATGGGGAATTACGGAAAGATCTTGGCAGACGCCAACATTTCTAAAACTCTTGAGAATAAAATTGAAGTGGGAGCAGATGTTCATGTGCTTTCTACCAACGGTTTGAAAAAAGTTTACGATTGGGATTCTGATCAGAGTTCGGCAACTTTAGGCGCTTTCTTAAATTCTTATGGAGAGAAAGGAAAAATTAATGTTAATGCTGAATACGGCTTAGATAATTACAATTATTACGGAATTTATGCATTGACGCCTTCTGCGGATGTAGACTTGAAGCAGAAAGTAAATCAGTTTAAAGTAAATGGTTATTACGATTTTTATTCTAATGAAATTTTAAACGATGTTAGAGTAAAGTCTTCATTTTTGAGTGATCATTTTGATGCAAAAGAAAATCAGGCTTCGATCTTAGCGAATCTTTCAAAACATGCTGTGAAACTTTCTGACAACGGAATTGTTTTAAATGCAGATTTAGGTTTAGGATTGGAGACTGTAAAAACAGATTTTGCTTTATTAAGTGAAAACTCATCAACGTTTTTTAACGCAGATATTGCTCCGAAGGTGACTTTTGCAAAAGGTGAATCATATTTAATGTTAGGATCATCTTTTTCATTTTTAAATGCGAGAAATTCAAATTTAATTTTAGCTGAAGAATTAAAAAATAATAAAACATATTGGTTTCCTCAGGCCGAATTTCAGGTTGCTGCTGCTAAAGAATTTAAATTCTATGGTGGAGTAGACGGTGGTTTAAAGCTAAATACTTACAGCGAGTTATTGCAGGCAAATCCGTTCTTGGTTTCAGACCAAATGTTGAGACCGACGGAAACACAATATCATTTTTACGCAGGTTTGAGAGGTGATATCGACGAAACTTTTAAATACGATGTTTCTGCCGGATTTGGGAAAATGAGAAATATTATGTTCTTCCAGGGAAATAATTTATTCGACAATACATTTACTTTAGACCGTCCGGGTTATGATTTTGCGAATACATTTTCTGCAGTTTATGATGATGGAAATGTAAGCGATATCAAAGGGAGTTTACAATATTTCCCGCTCGAAAATCTGATTGTGGATGCTGACGTACGATTTTTAAAGTATGATTTAAAGAATTATGACAATATTTATAATGTACCTTTAGTCAGTGGAAGCATCGGTGCAAAATATACGATGTTTGAGAAAAAACTGTCTTTAGGCTTCAAAGGAATTTTCGCAACAGACAGAACCACAAATTCGTATATGCTTGAAGGCGTGGGAAATCCGTCATTGGTTTTCCAGTCGGCAGAAGACACCAATGACAAAGTTGGAGGTTTTGCAGATCTAAATTTGTCAGCAGAGTATAAAATTCACAAAAATTTCAGTATTTTCGCACTCGGAAACAATCTTCTAAGCTCAAAATACCAAACGTACAAAGGCTACAAAGTTCTTGGTGCGCAGGTTGTGGGAGGTGTGAAAATTACTTTCTAA